A window of Sutcliffiella cohnii contains these coding sequences:
- a CDS encoding BsuPI-related putative proteinase inhibitor: MKASLTYKKVSEDSVDLLFTVTNTTDEEQIITFRSGQRYDYVLYKDGQLIERFSEGKMFIMIYEELPITPGESMDFLIPLQNLEPGNYKVKVWLADRDWPTLRESVEFTI; the protein is encoded by the coding sequence ATGAAGGCGAGTTTGACGTATAAAAAGGTAAGTGAAGATTCAGTCGATCTACTATTTACGGTGACGAACACGACAGACGAGGAGCAAATTATTACATTTCGAAGTGGGCAACGTTATGATTACGTGTTATATAAGGATGGTCAACTAATTGAACGCTTTTCAGAAGGGAAAATGTTCATTATGATTTATGAGGAGCTGCCAATTACACCTGGGGAGTCAATGGATTTTCTCATACCGCTTCAAAACTTAGAGCCGGGTAATTACAAAGTGAAGGTGTGGCTTGCAGACCGCGATTGGCCAACATTGCGGGAGTCGGTGGAGTTTACGATTTAA
- a CDS encoding GNAT family N-acetyltransferase: protein MKSIKLRQIAMDDFPDVHKWSKDATFCKANGWQLNQEDKELFQWWSNCVQNTSDTFLRMGIEYEAKLIGYVDVACIKENSAELGIAIGDSTLWGKGLGYRAALLMIKFASEKLGITMFDAETHEGNVRSRKMLEKLRFKEISRTGKEVYLGEESQLIQYQLTL from the coding sequence ATGAAGTCTATAAAACTTAGACAAATTGCAATGGATGATTTCCCCGACGTCCACAAGTGGAGCAAAGACGCGACGTTTTGTAAGGCAAACGGCTGGCAGCTCAATCAAGAGGATAAAGAACTCTTTCAATGGTGGTCAAATTGTGTTCAGAACACGTCAGATACTTTTCTTCGAATGGGCATCGAATATGAAGCCAAATTAATAGGATATGTAGATGTAGCTTGCATAAAAGAAAATAGCGCTGAACTAGGAATCGCAATTGGTGATAGCACGCTATGGGGAAAAGGTCTTGGCTACCGTGCGGCATTACTTATGATCAAATTTGCTTCAGAAAAGCTAGGGATTACGATGTTCGACGCAGAAACGCATGAAGGAAATGTCCGCTCGCGGAAAATGCTGGAGAAATTACGGTTCAAAGAAATTAGTAGAACTGGCAAAGAAGTCTACTTAGGAGAGGAAAGCCAATTAATACAATATCAATTAACTTTATGA
- a CDS encoding squalene/phytoene synthase family protein: MSKTNEKFPKAALRVLKETSRTFYIPITFLQNELKHTVASAYLVLRAIDEIEDHDEIDNDVKHTILMQVSELFKQPFSEEKYLQIIEPIEDKMPEVTLRLGDWVEACPKSTLPFVMESSSEMAYGMAKWAKANWQIRTREDLDDYTYYVAGLVGVLLSKLWEVCAGVKTDHELAIGYGRGLQAVNILRNEKEDLKERGVSFVPEGWTRTELFKYAEENLAKADEYMKSLNKRSIILFCRLPLALAHKTLKAMKDGREKITRAEVEEVVEDIQVN, encoded by the coding sequence ATGAGTAAAACGAATGAAAAATTCCCGAAAGCTGCTTTACGTGTTTTAAAAGAAACAAGTCGTACGTTTTATATTCCGATTACCTTTTTACAAAATGAATTAAAACATACAGTAGCATCTGCTTACTTAGTATTACGCGCAATTGATGAAATAGAAGATCATGATGAAATAGACAATGATGTAAAACATACCATTTTAATGCAAGTAAGTGAATTATTTAAACAGCCGTTCAGTGAAGAAAAGTACCTACAAATTATTGAGCCAATTGAAGATAAGATGCCGGAAGTGACCCTTCGTTTAGGTGACTGGGTAGAAGCGTGTCCGAAAAGTACGCTGCCATTTGTGATGGAATCTTCTAGTGAAATGGCATACGGTATGGCGAAATGGGCGAAAGCAAACTGGCAAATCCGAACACGTGAAGATTTAGACGACTATACATATTATGTTGCAGGACTAGTTGGAGTTTTATTATCGAAATTATGGGAAGTTTGTGCTGGTGTAAAAACAGACCATGAGCTTGCAATTGGGTATGGCCGTGGCCTTCAAGCTGTCAATATTTTGCGCAATGAAAAGGAAGATTTAAAGGAACGCGGTGTTAGTTTTGTACCTGAAGGATGGACACGCACCGAGCTGTTTAAATATGCAGAAGAAAACTTAGCGAAAGCGGACGAATACATGAAATCGCTCAATAAGCGAAGTATTATACTATTTTGCCGACTACCACTCGCTCTAGCTCATAAAACATTAAAAGCGATGAAAGATGGACGAGAAAAAATCACGCGGGCAGAAGTAGAGGAAGTAGTAGAAGATATCCAGGTGAATTAG
- a CDS encoding zinc-binding dehydrogenase, which translates to MKAVVHAEKIGLDGLTLTNMDVPTPAEGEVRVKLKTAGLNHRDLFVPNRHKLEDGPLILGSDGAGIVDEVGPGVEDVHVGAEVIINPGLGWKENTPAPPEGFEIVGLPFHGTFANYIIVPAENVLPKPSHLNWNEAGVLSLAALTAYRALFTRGQVKQGMNVFIPGIGSGVATFLLQFAKAVGATVYVTSRSEVKRQKALELGADVAIDSAAEDWEAALNGVKMDLVIECVGAATFNKSLAQLKKGGTIVTFGSSTGDTFQFDLRSFFYGQYNLLGSTMGSGEELEQMLEFISTNNIKPVVDTMYTLDEFEAAFDRINKAEQLGKIGFIIEK; encoded by the coding sequence ATGAAAGCAGTAGTGCATGCAGAAAAAATTGGGTTAGATGGGTTAACGTTAACGAACATGGATGTTCCGACCCCAGCAGAGGGTGAAGTAAGAGTGAAGTTGAAAACAGCTGGGCTTAATCACCGTGATCTTTTTGTACCGAATCGCCATAAACTAGAAGATGGCCCATTAATTCTCGGTTCAGACGGAGCGGGAATTGTGGACGAGGTTGGACCTGGGGTGGAAGATGTACACGTCGGAGCGGAAGTAATCATCAATCCAGGACTAGGTTGGAAAGAAAATACACCCGCGCCACCAGAAGGCTTTGAAATTGTTGGACTTCCTTTTCACGGGACATTTGCAAACTATATTATCGTTCCGGCCGAAAATGTGTTACCGAAGCCAAGCCATTTAAATTGGAATGAGGCAGGCGTACTGTCACTAGCAGCACTTACAGCGTATCGTGCCCTATTCACACGAGGGCAAGTGAAGCAAGGAATGAACGTGTTTATTCCTGGGATCGGAAGCGGCGTAGCAACGTTTCTTTTACAATTCGCAAAAGCGGTTGGAGCGACAGTTTATGTAACGTCGCGTTCAGAAGTGAAACGACAAAAAGCACTCGAGCTTGGGGCGGATGTAGCGATTGATAGCGCAGCAGAAGATTGGGAAGCAGCCCTTAATGGTGTGAAAATGGACCTCGTCATTGAATGTGTCGGAGCGGCAACATTTAATAAATCGCTCGCACAGTTGAAAAAAGGCGGCACAATCGTAACGTTCGGTTCGTCTACTGGCGACACGTTCCAGTTTGACTTACGCTCATTCTTTTACGGGCAATACAACCTATTAGGCTCGACGATGGGAAGTGGAGAAGAGCTTGAACAAATGCTAGAGTTTATTTCTACGAACAATATAAAGCCAGTTGTTGATACGATGTACACGTTGGACGAATTCGAAGCAGCGTTCGACCGCATCAACAAGGCAGAACAATTAGGGAAAATTGGTTTTATTATTGAAAAATAA
- a CDS encoding type II toxin-antitoxin system HicB family antitoxin: protein MSNIKPKNIDYYMSLDYTVVINKVHEESLSYYYGKIAELDGCHTTADSVEELIKDLEEVKRDYIEIKLEFGDPIPEPNEMPSGKIVLRMPKTLHWRLAGEAKQEGVSLNQYMIYKLSQSISND from the coding sequence ATGTCAAATATAAAACCTAAAAATATAGATTATTATATGTCACTAGATTACACAGTTGTTATTAACAAGGTACATGAAGAAAGTTTGTCTTATTACTATGGAAAAATAGCTGAATTAGATGGTTGTCATACAACTGCAGATTCTGTAGAAGAGTTAATAAAGGACTTAGAAGAGGTAAAGAGGGATTACATCGAGATAAAGTTAGAATTCGGGGACCCAATACCAGAGCCTAATGAAATGCCGAGTGGAAAGATTGTACTTAGAATGCCAAAAACGTTGCACTGGAGGTTAGCTGGTGAAGCGAAACAGGAAGGTGTTTCATTAAATCAATATATGATATATAAGTTGAGTCAATCTATTAGCAACGATTAA
- a CDS encoding SMI1/KNR4 family protein, with protein MSTIWYRDEESHLPPFTEQTVGAVEKKLNIKLPKSYIELMKQKNGFYLEKNCHPSPKPTAWGNRVIEVDSLIGIGLGENSIGDTDYFLQEWGLRRDVVIISMNPPSFVCLDYRNTKSNPPVVYIDVDENDDFQIAANFEQFVQGLHVRSEEDEEEILPATTNELSTSKSIQTYKTTIDNVIEEGTADEVDSLFLDVAEHGDDETIQYFITKIKSYRDARVRYNMTVILYYIVTGERQKLQNDIKFVEEILTELTGDKNKNIKKLAQQAILAVQKKRK; from the coding sequence ATGAGTACAATTTGGTATCGGGACGAAGAAAGCCATTTGCCTCCATTCACGGAGCAAACCGTTGGAGCTGTTGAGAAAAAGCTCAATATTAAACTGCCTAAAAGCTACATCGAGCTAATGAAACAAAAAAACGGCTTTTATTTAGAAAAAAACTGCCACCCGAGCCCAAAACCGACTGCTTGGGGAAATCGTGTCATTGAGGTAGATAGTTTGATTGGCATTGGACTAGGGGAGAATAGTATCGGTGACACAGATTACTTTTTACAAGAGTGGGGATTACGACGTGATGTTGTCATTATTTCAATGAATCCACCATCGTTCGTTTGCTTAGACTATCGAAATACGAAGAGTAATCCACCAGTTGTGTATATAGATGTTGATGAAAACGACGACTTCCAAATCGCCGCGAACTTCGAACAGTTTGTACAAGGGCTACATGTTAGAAGTGAGGAAGACGAAGAAGAGATTTTGCCTGCTACTACTAACGAGCTCTCCACTTCCAAAAGTATACAAACTTACAAAACTACGATTGATAACGTAATCGAAGAAGGGACAGCGGATGAAGTAGATTCGCTCTTTTTAGACGTTGCCGAGCATGGAGACGATGAGACAATCCAATATTTTATTACAAAAATAAAAAGTTATCGTGATGCCCGTGTACGCTATAATATGACGGTTATCCTCTATTACATTGTGACAGGAGAGCGACAGAAACTACAAAACGACATAAAGTTCGTAGAGGAAATTTTAACCGAACTAACAGGTGACAAAAACAAAAATATAAAAAAATTAGCCCAACAAGCGATACTAGCGGTGCAGAAAAAACGAAAATAA
- a CDS encoding type II toxin-antitoxin system HicA family toxin, translating into MKNQPSGIRYAEVTKVLNHYGYILVRKRGSHRHFRNDAGDLVVIKEDNPLKISYIEDILSRLNEF; encoded by the coding sequence ATGAAAAATCAACCGAGTGGAATACGATATGCCGAGGTTACCAAAGTATTGAATCATTATGGATATATACTAGTAAGAAAAAGAGGATCTCATAGGCATTTTCGAAATGACGCGGGAGATTTGGTTGTTATTAAAGAAGATAATCCCTTGAAGATTTCTTACATAGAAGACATTCTAAGTAGATTGAATGAATTTTAA
- a CDS encoding IS256 family transposase: MSHFNTDKLDLATILKISMQDLLKEKIETILREEIKSVLENEPVGEGNSRNGYYPRTLDTMYGRVEDLAVPRDRKGEFTTNMFEPYQRRMVAVDELVVQLYQHGVGVRQVGSILKNLLGEQYSPGTISNITSAVMEDVIEWQNRPLKERYCALFLDALFVKIRRDTVAKEAVYIVLGITPEGHREILGFYVGGIESSNGWKEILQDLRNRGVQEVLLGVFDGLTGLEEAFRSIFPKADVQRCVIHKVRSTMNKARKKDQAELSTDFKKVYTSSTYEEAEKAFGELREKWKKRYSREIASWEEDLPVLLTFLRYPEDVQKYIYTTNLIERTIKEIRKRLKTMNSLPNIEAAEKITYLTSIDYNERWSRRKLSGFGLAHDQILKMFEERYPKA; the protein is encoded by the coding sequence ATGTCTCATTTTAACACAGATAAATTAGATTTAGCCACTATCTTAAAAATCTCCATGCAGGATCTCCTAAAGGAGAAAATAGAAACTATCTTGCGTGAGGAAATCAAGAGTGTACTAGAGAACGAACCTGTCGGAGAAGGAAATTCGCGTAACGGATACTATCCGAGGACTCTCGACACCATGTATGGCCGCGTTGAAGATTTGGCTGTTCCCCGTGATCGTAAGGGAGAGTTCACAACTAATATGTTTGAGCCTTATCAGAGGCGAATGGTTGCAGTAGATGAGCTCGTTGTTCAACTTTATCAACACGGGGTTGGAGTCCGTCAGGTAGGGAGCATCTTGAAAAACTTGCTTGGGGAACAATATTCCCCTGGCACCATATCGAATATCACATCTGCCGTGATGGAGGATGTGATTGAATGGCAGAACCGCCCTTTAAAGGAGCGCTATTGTGCTTTATTTCTTGATGCTTTATTTGTAAAGATTCGTAGAGATACAGTAGCCAAAGAAGCTGTCTATATTGTTCTAGGAATTACTCCGGAAGGCCACAGGGAAATCCTTGGTTTTTATGTAGGAGGAATAGAATCTTCAAATGGTTGGAAGGAAATCCTCCAGGACCTGCGCAACAGAGGAGTACAGGAAGTACTGCTAGGCGTTTTTGACGGACTGACTGGTCTCGAAGAGGCATTTCGTTCCATCTTTCCAAAAGCTGATGTTCAACGTTGTGTAATACACAAGGTCCGTTCCACTATGAATAAAGCACGTAAGAAGGATCAAGCTGAGCTAAGTACTGATTTTAAAAAAGTCTATACATCAAGCACATACGAAGAAGCTGAGAAAGCGTTCGGAGAGCTCAGGGAGAAATGGAAAAAGCGCTACAGTCGAGAAATAGCTTCTTGGGAAGAAGACCTTCCAGTACTCTTAACCTTTTTACGCTACCCTGAGGATGTCCAAAAGTACATCTACACTACAAATCTTATTGAGCGTACCATTAAGGAAATCCGCAAGAGGTTAAAAACCATGAATAGCCTGCCTAACATTGAAGCAGCTGAAAAGATTACGTACCTGACCTCTATCGACTATAACGAGCGCTGGTCAAGAAGAAAACTAAGTGGATTCGGCCTAGCTCATGATCAAATATTAAAAATGTTTGAGGAGCGGTATCCCAAAGCCTAA
- a CDS encoding DUF2269 family protein: protein MTFYTFLLVLHIVAAVVGLGATFAMPALMSTVRTVSHARFALNVSEKIEKFAKTGSLTLLVTGIVMAIIHPYLFKEIWYIASLVIYVGVQPIAAGMLPKKAKLQMEALEGVSGDDLPEQYLRLAKESAPLNNILHVAAIVLIVLMTVKPF, encoded by the coding sequence ATGACATTCTATACGTTTTTATTAGTGCTTCATATTGTGGCGGCGGTCGTCGGATTAGGTGCGACGTTTGCGATGCCTGCACTTATGAGTACAGTGAGGACTGTTTCACATGCGAGGTTTGCTTTAAACGTATCAGAAAAAATTGAAAAGTTCGCGAAAACCGGAAGTCTTACTCTATTAGTTACGGGAATCGTTATGGCAATTATTCATCCATATTTATTTAAAGAGATTTGGTACATCGCGTCTCTCGTCATTTATGTTGGGGTTCAACCGATAGCGGCTGGGATGTTGCCGAAGAAGGCGAAACTTCAAATGGAAGCGCTGGAAGGAGTTAGTGGCGATGATCTTCCAGAGCAATATTTACGTCTTGCGAAAGAATCTGCTCCGTTAAACAATATTTTACACGTTGCTGCTATTGTTTTAATTGTATTAATGACGGTTAAACCATTTTAA